The following are encoded in a window of Acidicapsa ligni genomic DNA:
- a CDS encoding alpha,alpha-trehalose-phosphate synthase (UDP-forming), with translation MHFFRLRLVAALLIGITVISLGSTYFDVLAHKLYLQQDLKRRSQWFGAGLQAQIEREMAIGSPEELPGVLEHLRQYADQPGLAVYDTQGKLLAAAGETSPLKNISAGTFGLLKHPLNDGKEASAFVRVPVNEGQSFPAMGSVMNRGVNLLRPTRLWYEAAIPLHNGQRTIGALVMVANAEYIRADGIAVWRRSFLRIAAMVILIVVVTLVMVRWFLFQPATRAAEWLRRLRQGKADVDEGAKEFAFLLPLANEVTSIAENLTRARAAAEAEARLRDAAEHVWTADRLAVHVRERLGDGKLFVVSNREPYMHVRKGKETECVVPPSGLVTAIEPVLHACDGTWVAHGSGNQDKAFVDEHDRLRVPPEEPRYTLRRVWLSEEEEAGYYEGFSNEGLWPLCHIAHTRPIFRASDWNYYQRVNAKFAEVLVEEMRGTERPVVFVQDYHFALLPAMIKKARPDARVAIFWHIPWPNAEAFGICPWQGQLLAGLLGADVIGFHIQSHCNNFMDTVDRVLEARTDREHFTIRRHGHISEVRPFPISVAWDEHTVEEEPYAEFETDDPDEIQATSYQLKRDLGIETQHMVLGVDRMDYTKGIVERLLAVEQLLEDHPWYHEKLTFVQIAAPTRARIPSYALLRTQVQETVARINGRFETSQWKPVILIERQCSHAEVRRYYCAADICLVTSLHDGMNLVAKEYLAARKDGDGVLILSRFTGAAQELRDALLVNPYDIVQVAEAIHTGLEMSVGERRLRMERMRHQVKEHNVYRWAAAVLTDVCAVRLATDATGYPTSPQNHTPDSLTELTY, from the coding sequence ATGCATTTCTTTCGCTTACGCCTGGTTGCGGCTTTATTGATTGGGATCACGGTCATCTCATTGGGATCGACTTACTTTGATGTGCTGGCTCATAAGCTTTATCTGCAGCAGGATTTAAAGCGACGAAGCCAGTGGTTTGGCGCGGGGCTTCAAGCGCAGATAGAGCGCGAGATGGCTATCGGATCTCCAGAAGAATTGCCTGGGGTTTTGGAACATCTGCGGCAGTACGCGGATCAGCCGGGGCTCGCGGTCTATGACACGCAGGGTAAGCTGCTGGCTGCTGCGGGCGAGACTTCTCCTTTGAAGAATATTTCGGCAGGTACGTTTGGCCTGTTGAAACATCCGCTGAATGATGGCAAGGAGGCTTCGGCCTTCGTGCGTGTTCCTGTAAATGAGGGACAGAGTTTTCCTGCGATGGGTTCAGTCATGAATCGGGGAGTGAACCTGCTGCGGCCGACGCGGCTTTGGTATGAGGCCGCGATTCCTCTGCACAACGGTCAGCGCACGATTGGTGCACTGGTCATGGTTGCAAATGCTGAGTACATTCGCGCCGATGGTATTGCTGTCTGGCGAAGGAGCTTCTTGCGCATTGCCGCGATGGTGATTTTAATCGTCGTGGTGACACTGGTGATGGTGCGATGGTTTCTTTTTCAACCGGCAACGCGCGCCGCGGAGTGGCTACGCAGGTTGCGTCAGGGCAAGGCGGATGTTGACGAAGGAGCCAAGGAGTTTGCGTTTCTGTTGCCCCTGGCTAACGAGGTAACTTCAATCGCCGAGAATCTGACGCGCGCGCGCGCAGCGGCCGAAGCAGAAGCCAGGCTGCGCGATGCGGCAGAGCATGTGTGGACTGCAGATCGGCTGGCGGTCCATGTGCGGGAACGATTGGGTGATGGCAAGCTATTTGTGGTTTCAAATCGCGAGCCGTACATGCATGTGCGAAAGGGAAAGGAAACCGAGTGTGTGGTTCCACCAAGCGGTCTGGTCACGGCTATCGAGCCGGTGCTGCATGCATGCGACGGTACGTGGGTTGCGCATGGGAGCGGCAACCAGGATAAGGCTTTTGTGGATGAGCACGATCGGTTGAGAGTTCCGCCTGAAGAACCGCGATATACGCTGCGACGTGTATGGCTGAGTGAGGAAGAAGAAGCCGGTTACTATGAAGGTTTTTCCAACGAAGGCCTGTGGCCACTCTGTCATATCGCGCATACTCGGCCGATCTTTCGTGCCAGTGATTGGAACTATTATCAGCGCGTCAATGCAAAGTTCGCTGAAGTGCTGGTAGAGGAGATGCGCGGCACGGAACGCCCTGTTGTATTTGTGCAGGACTATCATTTTGCGTTACTGCCCGCGATGATCAAGAAGGCGCGTCCCGATGCAAGAGTCGCGATTTTCTGGCATATTCCATGGCCGAATGCGGAGGCATTTGGGATTTGTCCGTGGCAGGGACAGTTGTTGGCGGGACTGCTTGGCGCGGATGTCATTGGATTCCACATCCAGTCTCATTGCAACAACTTCATGGACACGGTCGATCGTGTACTGGAAGCTCGCACGGATCGTGAACATTTCACGATCCGTCGTCATGGGCATATTTCTGAAGTACGGCCTTTCCCTATCAGCGTTGCGTGGGATGAGCATACGGTTGAAGAGGAACCTTATGCGGAATTCGAGACGGATGACCCGGACGAAATCCAAGCGACCTCATATCAGTTGAAGAGGGACCTTGGGATTGAAACGCAGCACATGGTGCTTGGCGTTGATCGAATGGATTACACCAAGGGAATCGTGGAGCGTTTGCTGGCAGTCGAACAGTTGCTGGAAGACCATCCCTGGTATCACGAAAAACTTACGTTTGTGCAGATTGCTGCACCTACACGCGCACGTATTCCAAGTTATGCGCTATTACGCACACAGGTTCAGGAGACTGTGGCACGCATCAATGGGCGCTTCGAAACATCGCAGTGGAAGCCGGTTATTCTTATCGAGCGGCAATGCAGTCATGCTGAAGTCAGGCGCTATTACTGTGCGGCGGATATCTGCCTGGTAACATCGCTGCACGATGGAATGAACTTAGTCGCCAAAGAGTATCTTGCTGCTCGAAAGGACGGAGATGGAGTTCTGATTCTCAGTCGGTTCACAGGAGCTGCGCAGGAATTGCGAGACGCATTGCTGGTAAATCCGTATGACATTGTGCAGGTGGCGGAGGCTATTCACACGGGGCTTGAGATGAGCGTGGGCGAACGGCGACTGCGGATGGAACGGATGCGGCACCAGGTGAAAGAACATAACGTTTATCGTTGGGCGGCAGCGGTGTTGACGGATGTATGTGCGGTTCGACTGGCCACAGATGCGACAGGCTATCCGACATCCCCGCAAAACCATACTCCTGATTCCCTTACAGAGTTGACTTATTGA
- the bcsA gene encoding UDP-forming cellulose synthase catalytic subunit — protein MATNTFSRSIARRGFRTLVFVVCTFLLFQFISLYLSWPKQVVLGGFTLIIAILLNRLGKSHVVTLSLMLLSLAATLRYGWWRIHLVANYFTDESNKRVGIDAALMLVLLSAEAYTFCIMVLGYMQTSFLLRRKPIPLPADEALWPHVDVLIPTYNEPLSLVRYTALAAINIDYPPEKLHVYILDDGTREDFRKFSEEAGIGYVTRKKHNHAKAGNINHALTKMTSSFVAIFDCDHVPTRSFLQFTVGWFLAEKKLAMLQTPHFFYSPDPFERNLLQYKSIPNEGELFYGIIQDGNDFWNATFFCGSCAVLRREALDEVGGIATETVTEDAHTSLRMQSRGWNTAYINMAQAAGLATETLAAHVGQRVRWARGMIQILRTNNPLLCKGMKFTQRLCYFNAMLHFMYAVPRLIFLLAPLAYMLFGRTIIPGYWLAILAYALPHLMISSLTNSRIQGRHRHSFWNEIYETVLAPYILLPTILALINPKLGSFNVTDKGTTLSETQFDRKIAAPTTWMLLANLVGVLAAPYRLFVLDPMHPGVIISNLCWILFNMVILGVAAAVAHEQRQRRSSVRIPARIPIVAELPDRRQITGITRDMSVGGASVALSNLDIGLQNGDMVRLAFPLQTGDEQITATVIGMQDDELRLQFVALTLFEQETLTRALYSRADSWMNVRANTEDDRPFVSLLRIIRLSFTGFKQVALGLLPRKARASSPAAVQTVSTILLALLWLLGTRGLAQRDAIPDHPYRPSSGPVSIAGTGSGEVGTRITLEDMGVNGAAEMRGSHSYTGVHFVLPHTLMPREARLRLSYRFSRMLGPHGGSIQVRLNNTLLGEVVAPLTSGDDKSFSFTTLEVSPELLVRDNDLSFEFRGSSVLPSGAKAVAQISATIGESSVIEIVSSPLALRNDLSLLPLPFYDPALQTTATIPFVFLGTPDTKTLQAAGIVASWLGILTGAKPARFSASIGEIPSGNVIIFSNKSSALPLSLRRSTANGWLAIEANPSDATGNALVLAGESDDQLLAVAQTLAMMKSNVDSTVAAAAPMQGDTLQVNSFAIPAQREADDAPRWMPSDRLVSLWKYSSETKTQGDGSAPIPAYFRVAPDLYYGEAQNLPLQVSYRYNSEAVAAGSVLRMYINGALINEAPLATGTGPIERRRQALLPVVNMRPVGNTLLFNFDFAPKLNANGTQNLSAPLQGSILQNTWIDLRGLDHWVQMPDLELFANGGFPFTRWADLSHTIVVLPDNPSVQEISLFLQMMSHCGTQTGYPALRVKVAGPQDEIDKDYDYLVLGTVGNQPAFAALQGKLPVSFDTDGVHVKQIDTTAIKLHREWQRIFHLDEKNKAPNNDDGVPDAVVQGIESPYAAGHSMIVIALRDDSSEEGFVTALLKRSQSSDMSHTVSMLTGTRFVSYAVATPGYHIGDISAYTEMRIWLTKYFWLLVVIVTLCSLILARWTNEYLKERAVLRLHVETTAEELV, from the coding sequence ATGGCAACTAACACTTTTTCTCGAAGCATCGCAAGGCGGGGCTTCCGAACGCTCGTCTTCGTTGTCTGTACGTTTCTTTTATTTCAATTTATAAGCTTGTACCTGAGCTGGCCAAAGCAGGTGGTGCTTGGCGGGTTCACGCTCATCATCGCCATTCTATTGAACAGGCTTGGGAAATCGCACGTGGTGACGCTTTCACTCATGTTGCTTTCTCTGGCCGCGACGCTGCGCTATGGCTGGTGGCGTATTCACCTGGTGGCAAACTACTTCACGGACGAATCGAACAAGCGAGTCGGCATTGATGCCGCTCTGATGCTGGTGCTGCTATCCGCGGAGGCATACACGTTCTGCATCATGGTGCTGGGGTATATGCAGACGAGCTTTCTGTTAAGGCGCAAGCCGATTCCACTTCCTGCGGATGAGGCTCTTTGGCCGCATGTGGACGTGCTGATTCCGACTTATAACGAGCCTCTTTCGTTGGTGCGTTATACAGCCCTGGCTGCGATCAATATCGATTATCCGCCGGAAAAGCTGCATGTCTACATTCTGGACGACGGGACACGAGAGGACTTCCGGAAGTTTTCTGAAGAGGCAGGCATTGGCTATGTGACGCGGAAGAAACATAACCATGCCAAGGCAGGCAACATCAATCATGCGCTTACGAAGATGACTTCTTCGTTTGTTGCGATCTTTGATTGCGATCATGTTCCGACGCGGAGTTTTCTGCAATTCACGGTGGGTTGGTTTCTTGCAGAGAAGAAGCTGGCGATGTTGCAGACGCCGCACTTCTTCTACTCGCCTGATCCATTTGAACGGAATCTGCTGCAGTACAAGAGCATTCCGAATGAAGGTGAATTGTTTTACGGAATCATCCAGGATGGCAATGATTTCTGGAATGCTACGTTCTTCTGCGGTTCGTGTGCTGTGTTGCGACGCGAGGCATTAGATGAGGTTGGCGGTATTGCCACGGAGACCGTAACGGAGGACGCGCATACGTCGCTTCGCATGCAGTCACGCGGGTGGAATACTGCGTATATCAACATGGCCCAGGCTGCCGGGCTTGCGACGGAGACTCTCGCTGCGCATGTCGGGCAACGGGTGCGCTGGGCGCGTGGCATGATTCAGATCCTGCGGACAAATAACCCGCTGCTTTGCAAGGGGATGAAGTTCACGCAGAGGCTTTGTTATTTCAATGCAATGCTGCACTTTATGTATGCCGTGCCACGGCTGATTTTTCTATTGGCACCGTTGGCGTACATGCTGTTTGGGCGCACGATTATTCCTGGATACTGGCTGGCGATTCTGGCGTATGCGCTGCCGCATCTCATGATCTCAAGTCTTACGAACTCGCGTATTCAGGGGCGGCACAGGCATTCCTTCTGGAATGAGATTTATGAGACGGTGCTGGCGCCTTACATTCTGCTGCCGACGATTCTTGCATTGATCAATCCGAAGCTTGGTAGTTTTAATGTGACGGACAAGGGCACGACTCTGAGCGAGACGCAGTTCGATCGCAAGATTGCTGCGCCGACGACGTGGATGCTATTGGCCAACCTGGTGGGAGTGTTGGCCGCACCGTATCGATTGTTTGTTCTTGATCCTATGCACCCGGGCGTCATCATCAGCAATCTCTGCTGGATTCTTTTCAACATGGTGATTCTAGGGGTGGCTGCGGCGGTTGCTCATGAACAGCGGCAGCGGCGATCATCGGTGCGTATTCCTGCGAGGATTCCAATTGTTGCAGAGCTTCCGGATAGGCGTCAGATCACGGGGATCACACGGGATATGTCCGTTGGCGGTGCGTCTGTTGCACTCTCTAACCTGGATATCGGATTGCAGAATGGAGACATGGTCAGGCTTGCCTTTCCACTGCAAACGGGCGACGAACAAATTACGGCGACAGTCATTGGTATGCAGGATGATGAATTGCGATTGCAGTTTGTCGCACTTACGCTATTTGAACAGGAGACACTGACGCGAGCACTTTACTCTCGTGCCGATTCTTGGATGAATGTGCGCGCCAATACTGAGGATGATCGACCGTTCGTGAGCCTGCTGCGAATTATTCGCCTGTCGTTTACGGGATTCAAGCAGGTAGCGCTGGGGCTGTTGCCACGTAAGGCACGTGCCTCATCTCCGGCGGCTGTTCAGACGGTTTCAACAATTTTACTGGCATTGCTCTGGCTGCTTGGTACACGCGGGCTTGCGCAACGGGACGCAATTCCCGATCATCCATACCGACCATCTTCTGGTCCGGTCTCGATTGCAGGAACGGGAAGCGGCGAGGTTGGCACACGGATCACGCTGGAAGATATGGGCGTAAATGGCGCAGCCGAGATGCGTGGTTCGCATTCGTATACTGGGGTTCATTTTGTGCTGCCGCATACGTTGATGCCTCGCGAGGCACGGCTGCGGTTGAGCTATCGTTTCAGCCGAATGCTAGGGCCGCATGGCGGATCAATCCAGGTGAGGTTAAACAATACTTTACTTGGAGAGGTGGTTGCTCCATTAACTTCGGGGGATGACAAATCATTTTCATTCACTACGCTGGAGGTTTCTCCGGAGTTGCTGGTGAGAGACAACGATCTCAGTTTTGAGTTCAGAGGAAGCAGTGTTCTGCCTTCGGGCGCGAAAGCAGTGGCCCAGATATCGGCGACGATTGGTGAGTCTTCTGTTATTGAAATCGTAAGCAGTCCGCTCGCGCTTAGGAACGATCTGAGTTTGCTGCCGCTTCCTTTTTATGATCCCGCTCTGCAAACAACGGCGACAATACCATTTGTGTTTCTAGGCACTCCGGATACAAAGACTTTGCAGGCTGCGGGAATTGTGGCGTCTTGGTTGGGAATTTTGACGGGCGCGAAACCCGCACGCTTCTCTGCCTCGATTGGAGAAATTCCATCCGGCAATGTGATCATCTTCTCGAACAAGTCTTCTGCGCTTCCGCTATCGTTGCGACGCTCAACTGCGAATGGGTGGCTGGCAATCGAAGCGAATCCATCGGATGCTACGGGGAATGCGCTGGTGCTGGCTGGAGAGAGCGATGATCAGTTGCTGGCAGTAGCACAGACGCTGGCAATGATGAAAAGCAACGTGGACTCGACTGTCGCTGCAGCCGCGCCAATGCAGGGCGACACGCTGCAGGTGAATAGTTTTGCGATACCGGCGCAGCGTGAGGCGGACGATGCTCCGCGATGGATGCCGAGCGATCGACTTGTCTCGTTGTGGAAGTACAGTTCGGAGACGAAGACTCAAGGGGATGGGTCGGCGCCTATACCTGCATACTTTCGTGTGGCACCTGATCTTTACTATGGCGAGGCTCAAAATCTTCCGCTACAGGTGAGCTACAGGTACAACTCCGAGGCGGTGGCTGCGGGCTCTGTGCTGCGAATGTATATCAATGGAGCGCTGATCAATGAAGCGCCTCTCGCTACGGGAACAGGTCCAATTGAACGCAGGAGACAGGCACTGCTGCCGGTAGTGAATATGCGTCCCGTGGGCAATACGCTTCTGTTCAATTTTGACTTCGCGCCAAAGCTCAATGCGAACGGTACGCAGAATTTATCCGCGCCATTACAGGGATCGATTCTGCAGAACACATGGATCGATCTGCGGGGACTGGATCACTGGGTGCAGATGCCGGACCTGGAGCTATTTGCCAACGGAGGTTTCCCATTCACTCGGTGGGCTGATCTTAGCCATACAATCGTGGTGCTTCCTGACAATCCATCGGTGCAGGAGATCTCATTATTTCTGCAAATGATGAGTCATTGCGGCACACAAACGGGCTATCCGGCACTGCGGGTCAAGGTTGCCGGCCCACAAGACGAGATTGATAAAGACTACGATTACCTGGTACTTGGGACTGTCGGCAATCAACCGGCGTTTGCAGCACTGCAAGGCAAATTGCCTGTCTCCTTCGATACGGATGGCGTACATGTCAAACAGATCGATACGACGGCTATAAAACTTCATCGGGAGTGGCAGAGAATCTTCCATTTAGACGAAAAGAATAAAGCACCAAACAATGACGATGGAGTACCGGATGCCGTGGTTCAGGGAATCGAGTCTCCCTATGCGGCAGGACACTCGATGATCGTTATCGCTCTGCGTGATGACAGCTCCGAAGAGGGATTTGTCACGGCACTGCTGAAGCGATCCCAGTCGAGCGATATGTCACACACGGTCAGCATGCTGACGGGTACTCGATTTGTTTCGTATGCTGTTGCGACTCCGGGATATCACATCGGCGACATTTCGGCTTATACCGAGATGCGTATCTGGTTGACGAAATATTTCTGGTTGCTGGTGGTGATCGTGACCTTGTGCAGCCTGATACTCGCTCGCTGGACAAACGAGTATCTTAAGGAAAGAGCGGTGCTTAGACTGCACGTTGAGACTACCGCCGAAGAGCTGGTATGA
- the otsB gene encoding trehalose-phosphatase gives MPRDEARLDDFFSTLAKARESALLLDFDGTLAPFRIDRFQARPWAGVTELLEKIQKEGRTRLALVTGRPASEAASLLGMKQPIEVWGLHGAERLYADGHVEQEVLAESEIYVLREAKKAVYEADLGLLIEDKWNAVVVHWRGIAPQSVPAIREHVVSLLRPYATDERIQMLQFDGGVELRTGRDKGGAVLQVLAGLSESAPVAYLGDDTTDEYAFRALAGRGLGVLVRKIARPTAAQVWLKPPGQLRKFLKSWLTAMNG, from the coding sequence ATGCCAAGAGATGAAGCCCGTCTGGATGATTTCTTTTCGACATTAGCGAAGGCGCGGGAGTCTGCGCTTCTGCTGGATTTCGATGGAACGCTGGCGCCATTTCGCATCGATCGTTTTCAGGCGCGACCGTGGGCTGGTGTGACCGAGCTACTTGAGAAGATTCAAAAAGAAGGTCGCACACGGCTTGCTCTCGTAACAGGCAGACCGGCCAGCGAGGCCGCATCTTTACTGGGGATGAAGCAGCCAATTGAAGTTTGGGGATTGCATGGCGCAGAGCGACTGTATGCAGACGGACATGTTGAACAAGAGGTGCTTGCCGAATCAGAAATCTATGTCCTGAGAGAGGCGAAGAAAGCTGTCTATGAAGCTGACCTCGGGCTGCTGATTGAAGATAAATGGAATGCTGTTGTGGTGCATTGGCGAGGCATCGCTCCGCAATCAGTGCCAGCGATTCGGGAACACGTCGTAAGCCTCTTGCGTCCGTATGCTACGGATGAGCGAATACAGATGTTGCAATTTGATGGTGGGGTTGAGTTGCGAACGGGCCGCGATAAGGGCGGTGCTGTTTTACAGGTACTCGCGGGGCTTTCGGAGAGCGCTCCAGTAGCTTATCTCGGAGATGATACGACAGATGAATATGCTTTTCGCGCCCTTGCGGGCAGAGGGCTCGGGGTGTTGGTGAGAAAGATAGCGCGGCCTACAGCGGCACAGGTTTGGCTGAAACCACCGGGTCAACTGAGGAAGTTTTTGAAGTCATGGCTTACGGCAATGAACGGCTAG
- a CDS encoding DUF3309 family protein, which translates to MLILIIVLILVLGGGGGYYGHSRWGYGGGAGIGLGTILLILLIAYLLGAL; encoded by the coding sequence ATGTTGATTTTGATCATCGTGTTGATATTGGTTTTAGGCGGCGGCGGTGGGTACTATGGTCATAGCCGTTGGGGATATGGTGGGGGCGCCGGTATTGGCCTTGGAACCATCCTGCTCATACTCTTGATCGCTTATCTTTTGGGCGCTCTCTAG
- a CDS encoding cupin domain-containing protein, producing MQRARRNTVRNIVIVISLGCCFIPSSSIAQQAGQIDHYSAQDLKHKATELQQKADNPAGAAAETLQKYGVDFTMLSVRTKDGGAEVHEQYSDLFIVIDGNATLLSGGELENSTSAAPGEMRGTAVLHGTRTTLSKGDVIHIPPGIPHQLLIPKGTVFSYFVVKVQEKP from the coding sequence ATGCAAAGAGCTCGGCGAAATACTGTCCGCAATATCGTTATCGTAATCAGCCTCGGTTGCTGCTTCATCCCATCCAGCAGCATTGCTCAACAGGCCGGGCAGATAGACCATTACAGCGCCCAGGATCTGAAGCATAAGGCAACGGAGTTGCAACAAAAGGCGGATAATCCAGCCGGTGCTGCCGCTGAAACATTGCAGAAATATGGCGTCGATTTCACAATGCTCAGTGTGCGCACCAAGGATGGCGGCGCAGAAGTACATGAACAGTACTCCGACCTCTTCATCGTCATTGACGGCAATGCAACACTGCTCTCAGGCGGAGAACTGGAAAACTCGACATCCGCTGCTCCGGGAGAGATGCGCGGCACCGCCGTTCTTCACGGAACAAGAACTACTCTTTCCAAGGGCGATGTGATCCACATTCCACCAGGCATTCCGCATCAGTTGCTGATTCCCAAAGGCACAGTATTCAGCTATTTCGTCGTGAAAGTGCAGGAGAAGCCATAG
- a CDS encoding YjhG/YagF family D-xylonate dehydratase produces MPEITIESVLETQGFELGSVATHAPGAAGMLPITPEMLLQQPSGNLFGLSMNVGMGWDPARVLGPEILILSTHGGLRAEDGSPIALGFHTGHWEVGLLVAEAARQLKELDAVPFAGACTDPCDGRTQGTTGMFDSLPFRNDAAIVLRRLMRSLPTRAGVLGVATCDKGLPAMMMALASAAEIPTVLIPGGVTLLPENGEDAGKVQTIGARYAQQQITLEYAAEMGCRACATPGGGCQFLGTAATSQVIAEALGLALPHSALAPSGQSIWLDAARRSARAVLRLRQLHLGTRDVLTQASIENAMAVHAAFGGSTNLLLHLPAIAHAAKLRRPVANDWAHINRQVPRLVDALPNGPGNYATVQVFLAGGAPEVMLHLRRAGLLNTSVMTAAGATLGDNLDWWEDSPRRHALRKNLLQQDGIDPDDVILAPDRARSRGLTSTVCFPVGNLAPEGSVIKSTSIDPSLIDADGKYRHLGPAKVFTTEAAAIHAIKNGLVVAGDVVALICSGPAGAGMQEIYQITAALKALPFGKHVAVLTDARFSGVSTGACIGHISPEALAGGAIGALQDGDQIEIVIDRAKLIGSVNFIGEEKRFFAPEEGLRILAARGPRSDLTPHPSLPDDTRLWAALVQASGGIWGGCVYDMEAITSLLEKGRNAEAKTSIRREDDSH; encoded by the coding sequence ATGCCTGAGATTACTATCGAGTCTGTATTGGAGACACAAGGTTTTGAGCTGGGCAGCGTTGCGACTCATGCTCCGGGCGCGGCAGGCATGTTACCTATTACTCCGGAGATGTTGCTGCAACAGCCTTCCGGAAACCTCTTTGGCTTGAGTATGAATGTGGGCATGGGTTGGGATCCGGCGCGTGTACTGGGGCCTGAGATTCTGATCCTGAGTACGCATGGCGGTCTGCGGGCAGAAGATGGAAGTCCGATAGCACTTGGATTTCATACGGGGCATTGGGAGGTTGGGCTTCTCGTCGCCGAGGCTGCGCGGCAGTTGAAGGAACTCGATGCTGTGCCCTTTGCTGGAGCATGCACGGACCCGTGCGATGGACGCACGCAGGGAACGACGGGGATGTTCGATTCCCTTCCCTTTCGCAATGATGCGGCGATTGTGTTGCGGCGGCTGATGCGATCATTGCCGACGCGAGCAGGCGTTCTGGGAGTTGCTACATGCGACAAGGGATTACCGGCAATGATGATGGCGCTGGCCTCTGCTGCAGAGATTCCGACTGTCTTGATTCCTGGAGGAGTGACGCTGCTGCCTGAGAATGGCGAAGATGCGGGCAAAGTTCAAACGATTGGAGCACGCTATGCGCAGCAGCAGATCACGCTGGAGTATGCAGCGGAGATGGGTTGCCGAGCGTGCGCTACTCCTGGAGGCGGCTGCCAGTTTCTAGGGACGGCTGCGACATCGCAGGTGATTGCCGAGGCGCTTGGACTGGCGCTGCCGCATAGTGCGCTGGCGCCTTCGGGGCAGAGTATCTGGCTTGATGCAGCTAGACGTTCCGCGAGGGCTGTATTGCGCCTCAGGCAACTGCATCTTGGTACTCGCGATGTGCTGACGCAGGCGTCGATAGAGAATGCGATGGCGGTACACGCGGCCTTTGGTGGCTCGACGAATTTGCTGCTGCATCTGCCTGCGATTGCTCATGCTGCAAAATTGCGCAGGCCGGTTGCGAACGACTGGGCTCACATCAATCGCCAGGTGCCTCGGCTGGTGGATGCGCTTCCGAATGGACCTGGAAACTACGCAACAGTGCAGGTGTTTCTGGCAGGTGGAGCGCCTGAAGTTATGTTGCATCTTCGGCGCGCTGGGCTGCTCAATACGAGCGTGATGACTGCGGCTGGCGCGACGCTTGGGGACAACCTGGATTGGTGGGAGGATAGTCCGCGACGGCATGCATTGCGAAAGAATCTTCTACAACAGGATGGGATTGATCCTGACGATGTGATTCTTGCTCCGGATCGTGCTCGGTCTCGCGGACTAACTTCCACGGTGTGCTTCCCTGTTGGCAATCTTGCACCGGAGGGTTCGGTGATCAAGAGCACATCGATTGATCCATCGTTGATCGATGCGGACGGCAAGTATCGACATCTTGGCCCGGCGAAAGTTTTTACTACAGAAGCAGCAGCGATCCACGCTATCAAGAATGGGCTCGTTGTTGCTGGAGATGTTGTGGCGCTGATTTGCTCCGGACCCGCAGGCGCGGGGATGCAGGAGATCTATCAGATTACTGCAGCGTTGAAAGCGCTGCCTTTTGGCAAGCATGTAGCTGTGCTCACGGATGCTCGATTCAGCGGTGTGTCTACGGGTGCATGCATTGGACATATTTCGCCAGAGGCACTGGCCGGTGGTGCGATTGGCGCATTGCAAGATGGCGATCAGATTGAGATCGTGATTGATCGAGCGAAGCTGATCGGTTCGGTGAATTTTATTGGGGAAGAGAAACGCTTCTTTGCTCCTGAAGAAGGATTGCGTATTTTGGCTGCTCGAGGACCGCGTTCGGATTTGACGCCGCATCCCTCCTTGCCGGACGACACGCGGTTGTGGGCGGCATTAGTGCAGGCAAGCGGCGGGATATGGGGTGGTTGCGTCTATGATATGGAGGCCATTACTTCCTTGCTTGAAAAAGGCAGAAATGCAGAAGCGAAAACTAGTATCCGAAGAGAGGATGATTCCCATTGA